The Chengkuizengella sediminis genome includes the window TTCTTTTCTTTCTTCTTCTGAACCTTCAAAATTTTGTGTAGAAAAACGTTTATTCACCCAATCCATTAAAGCAGGTCTGCTTAAAAAATCGTGCGTATCCTCACCCCATTGATCAGAAATTTCACGTAAAATGATATGTCTGCCATTAACTTCAACATTCATCATGTTCCATTTATCTTTTTTATAAATTTCGTGTTTTTTAATCATAGGTATATCTCCATTCTAATAAGCTTGAGCATTATTATATCACGATTGTTTTTTAAATGCATATGTTGGAGGATTTATACCACAACATCCCTCTTTTTGAATACATACTGCGAAATTAAAATAAACAAAATAAAATAGACAATTAAAACAGTGATTGAAAAACCTAAACTCATTCCTTCGAACTTGGGTTCATTTCCATTTAGATATTGTCTTAAATCTGTATTTGAGTATAAAAAATATTTTCCAAATTGGTAATTTAATAAGCTTAAAAAACTCACTACTGTGGAACTGAAAAAGTGGATAATAATAGACAAAATAATGGATAGAACGCTACTTCTAAATATGGATGAAATCATAAAAGAAAACGTAATGGTCATGATCAATTCAATACTTGTAAATCCATAATTTTGTAAAATAGATCCAAGTGAAAATTCACTATTTGAAGTTGCATTTCCGAAAAAAAGAAATCCAATTATAATAGAAGAGATAAGATTAAATAAGATTAAAAAAACGATATATATCAAAACGGCTATATATTTAGAAGTTAATATTTTAGTTCTGCTAAAAGGTCTAATTAATAATAATTTGATTGTTCCGTTTGAAAATTCAGAAGCTACAATACCTGAAGCAACAACAATAGCATAGATGGCAATAATGGAAGTAAGGTAACTGCTGAGGTCTGCAAAAGTCAGCCAAGTAAACCCAGAGTCTTTTACAAATAACGCCATAACTAGCTGCATAAATAGTAACAATCCTACCATCACCCAGGTTTGAACTTTTTTATATATCTTCATGTTTTCATTTCGCACAAGATTAAACATGTTCATTGACCTCCTTTTTAGCATTTTAAGAATTTAGATACAGAAGATTGTGTTAGTTTGTTAATTCTAAAAATTGATCTTCCAATGATTTAGAAGTGGAGTAAATGCTGTAAACTAAAAAACCTTCCTGTACAAGGAACATATTGATTTTAGGTACTTCTTCTCGGTTCAATAATAAAACAAATCCATTTTCTAACATGTTAATTTCCTTATCTTTATATTGTTCCTTTATTAATTGGAACGCTTCTTCTGGTTGATCCACCTCGAAAACAAACTTATTTTGCTGCTGATTTGTATATTCGCTTAATGATTTCTCTTCAATGATTTTTCCTTCTTTAATAATAGCCACTCGATCACACATTAACTCCATTTCTGAGAGTAAATGACTGGATACAAGAGTAGAGGTTCCTTCATTCGCGAGAATCCTTAAATAATCTCTTAGTTCCCGAATTCCAGCTGGATCTAACCCATTTGTAGGTTCATCTAAGATAAGGATTGAGGGTTTATGTAAAAGGGCTTGTGCAATTCCTAAACGTTGTCGCATTCCTAATGAATATCTTTTTACCTTATCATGAATTCGATCTTTTAAACCAACAAGCTCAGTCACTTCATCGATACGAGCATTGGATATTCCAGGAATCATTCTAGCATAATGAATTAAATTTTGATAACCTGATAAATATTTATACATCTCTGGGTTCTCAACAATTGCTCCAATGGAATGCATTGCTTTCTCAAAATCTTTAGAAATGCTAGTTCCATTGATTAAGATATCTCCTTCGTTAATTGACATAAGTCCTACGATCATTCGGATAGTAGTTGTTTTCCCTGCACCGTTTGGTCCTAAAAATCCATAAATTTCTCCTTTATTTACACTAAAAGACACTTGATCAATAATCGTTCTATTGTTTATTTTTTTAGTTACATTCATTACTTCAAGTACAGTTGAATATGACAAAGAATACACCCCCAGTAACTTAGTATTTACAAAAATAGTTGTTTAATTTCATTTTAATGGAAATTGACAAAAAAAATAGTACTATTTTTATATAGTACTTTATTAAACAAAAATAAGTAAGATCTGTGAAATTCGAAAGAATCAATCGCATCAAGACTTATTTTGTATTATAATGAGAAGAAATAAATTTAGACAAAGTATATATGTATCTAATGGAGGTAAGTTTTGAGTCGATTAAAAGCAAAACAAACGATGGTTCCAAGTTATCCTTTGAGTTTAATGTTTAGGGTCTATCGTTATGTCTTACCTGAAGTGAAAGCTCAACTTAAACAGTGGAGAGAAGTTGCAAATCAAATTCCGAATGATGAGTTGAAAAAACAAGCGATAGACAGCATGACAACGAAACAGTTTCATTGTCAAGGCGGTTCAGTTTATGCTGTGGCTAATTTACCACAACGGCATGTACTTATTCCACTCATCGTGGCTTTTCAAACGATTAGCGATTATTTGGATAACCTCTGTGATCGTAGTGTTTCTATGGATGCGGATGATTTTCGTTTGTTGCATCAATCAATGTTAGATGCGGTAGATCCTTCTGCTTCATTACAAAACTATTATGCAAATCGATCTGATCAAAATGATGGAGAC containing:
- a CDS encoding ABC transporter ATP-binding protein; its protein translation is MNVTKKINNRTIIDQVSFSVNKGEIYGFLGPNGAGKTTTIRMIVGLMSINEGDILINGTSISKDFEKAMHSIGAIVENPEMYKYLSGYQNLIHYARMIPGISNARIDEVTELVGLKDRIHDKVKRYSLGMRQRLGIAQALLHKPSILILDEPTNGLDPAGIRELRDYLRILANEGTSTLVSSHLLSEMELMCDRVAIIKEGKIIEEKSLSEYTNQQQNKFVFEVDQPEEAFQLIKEQYKDKEINMLENGFVLLLNREEVPKINMFLVQEGFLVYSIYSTSKSLEDQFLELTN
- a CDS encoding ABC transporter permease is translated as MFNLVRNENMKIYKKVQTWVMVGLLLFMQLVMALFVKDSGFTWLTFADLSSYLTSIIAIYAIVVASGIVASEFSNGTIKLLLIRPFSRTKILTSKYIAVLIYIVFLILFNLISSIIIGFLFFGNATSNSEFSLGSILQNYGFTSIELIMTITFSFMISSIFRSSVLSIILSIIIHFFSSTVVSFLSLLNYQFGKYFLYSNTDLRQYLNGNEPKFEGMSLGFSITVLIVYFILFILISQYVFKKRDVVV